One genomic segment of Ipomoea triloba cultivar NCNSP0323 chromosome 9, ASM357664v1 includes these proteins:
- the LOC116028442 gene encoding basic leucine zipper 23-like: MDDGELEFSNHEMLSSPPCIGEFPDSSSMGSFWNDILSDTHACTHTHTCNPPGPDNSHTHTCYHVHTKIVPATSEDKAPSDDTAESADKIAKKRPSGNREAVRKYREKKKARAASLEDEVVRLRTINQQLLKRLQGQAVLEAEIARLKCLLVDIRGRIEGEIGSFPYQKPVKSGDLYPNLANPTLPGAYIMNPCNMHCNDQVYCLHHGSEGKSSEGTTLNNQGTSNCEFESLQCFGNQTSGLKELPGCGVGSNMSTRNATGKSKKKVVAQAAESS, from the exons ATGGATGATGGGGAGCTTGAATTTTCTAATCATGAGATGTTATCGAGTCCTCCGTGTATTGGTGAATTTCCGGACAGTAGTTCAATGGGGAGCTTTTGGAACGATATTCTGAGTGATACCCATGCTTGCACTCATACCCACACTTGCAACCCACCTGGCCCTGATAACTCTCATACACACACTTGTTACCATGTGCACACCAAAATAGTACCTGCAACAAGTGAGGATAAGGCACCCAGTGATGATACTGCGGAATCTGCAGACAAGATAGCGAAGAAACGACCTTCAGGCAATCGGGAAGCAGTCCGCAAGTACCGGGAAAAGAAGAAGGCTAGGGCTGCTTCATTAGAGGATGAAGTTGTCAGACTGAGGACTATTAATCAGCAACTGCTGAAGAGACTCCAGGGCCAGGCAGTGCTGGAAGCTGAGATTGCCAGGCTAAAGTGTTTGCTTGTGGATATTAGAGGAAGGATTGAAGGTGAAATTGGATCATTTCCATACCAAAAGCCTGTGAAGAGTGGTGATTTATATCCGAATCTTGCTAACCCTACCTTGCCAGGAGCATATATTATGAACCCCTGCAATATGCACTGTAACGATCAAGTTTATTGCCTCCACCATGGTTCAGAAGGTAAAAGCTCAGAGGGCACAACATTGAACAACCAAGGCACCAGTAATTGTGAATTTGAGAGTCTGCAATGCTTTGGCAATCAGACTTCTGGTCTGAAGGAGCTTCCTGGGTGCGGAGTGGGCAGCAATATGTCTACTCGTAATGCCACTGGAAAGTCTAAGAAAAAAG TGGTGGCACAAGCAGCAGAAAGTAGTTGA
- the LOC116029971 gene encoding rac-like GTP-binding protein ARAC3: MSASRFIKCVTVGDGAVGKTCLLISYTSNTFPTDYVPTVFDNFSANVVVDGSTVNLGLWDTAGQEDYNRLRPLSYRGADVFILAFSLISKASYENVSKKWIPELRHYAPGVPIILVGTKLDLREDKQFFLDHPGAIPITTAQGEELKKLIGAAAYIECSAKTQQNVKAVFDAAIKVVLQPPKQKKKKKRKGQKGCSIL, from the exons ATGAGCGCCTCTCGGTTCATAAAGTGCGTCACCGTCGGCGACGGAGCTGTCGGTAAAACTTGCCTCCTCATCTCCTACACCAGCAACACTTTCCCCACT GATTATGTCCCAACCGTTTTTGACAACTTCAGTGCCAATGTGGTTGTGGATGGGAGTACTGTTAATCTAGGGCTGTGGGATACTGCAG GACAAGAGGATTACAATAGATTGAGACCTTTGAGCTATCGTGGAGCAGATGTCTTTATTCTGGCATTTTCGCTCATTAGCAAGGCCAGCTATGAAAATGTATCCAAAAAG TGGATTCCTGAATTGAGGCATTACGCACCAGGAGTGCCAATTATTCTTGTTGGAACAAAGCTAG ATCTCCGAGAGGATAAGCAATTTTTCTTAGATCACCCTGGAGCAATACCCATTACCACGGCTCAG GGTGAGGAGCTGAAAAAGTTGATTGGCGCTGCTGCTTACATTGAATGTAGTGCAAAAACACAGCAG AATGTGAAGGCTGTTTTTGATGCGGCTATTAAAGTGGTTCTTCAGCCACCaaagcaaaagaagaaaaagaagagaaagggTCAGAAAGGGTGCAGTATTTTGTAA